Below is a window of Agrobacterium sp. RAC06 DNA.
CGTAAGGAGACGAAACGCAAAAGAAAAAGGCCCCCCAAGCGTCGCCGCCCTGGAAGCCTTCCTCATATCCTAGCAGAATGAGAATCGCATCTCCGGGGATTTCAGTCAAGAGTCTTTGGCACCGTTTTTGGTGAGCAGTTTTCCTTTGCCTTCAAGAAGGTGAAGAAAAATGCAGAGGCATTCCATAACCACGCCCTTTGGGCGGGGATCGATTAAACTCGCCCATGTCAGTCGTCAATTCGAGGCGGCTCGGACCAAAGAGGGCAGGACCGCCGACAAGTGGAAGGTGTTTCGTGATGTTTGCGAGGCACGCCTTTTGATTGGGATTCCGGATCGGGCCTTGACGGTTCTCGACGCTCTTTTGAGCTTTTATCCGCAAAGCGATTTGTCGGAAGAAGCTGGTCTGATCGTCTTCCCGTCCAATGCGCAACTTTGCCTTCGCGCGCATGGTATGGCTGATGCCACGCTCAGGCGTCACCTGGCACTCCTTATCGATGCGGGGCTGATTTCTCGCAAGGACAGCCCGAATGGCAAACGTTACGCCCACAAGGCACGTGATGGGCGGGTCGAAGATGCGTTTGGCTTTTCGTTGGCGCCGCTTCTTGCTCGCAGAGACGAGCTTGCGCAACTGGCCCAACAAGTGGTGGAGGATCGCCGGCGTTTGCAGCTGGCGAAAGAGGCACTCACGATATCAAGACGTGATCTGCGTAAGCTGATCACCGCTGCGATCGAAGAAGGTGCTGCTGGCGATTGGCATGCGCTTGAAGAGGCATATATCGACATTGTGTCCCGACTGCCACGAAGCCTGACGATCCAGCTTGCCGAGGATTGCCTGCAGGAGCTCACCGCTTTGCACCTGGAGGTCTCTAGCCTCTTGGAAAAGCAGCTTATTTTTCAGAATATGAGCGGCAATGGCGCTGAAAATGAGCGTCATATACAGAATTCAAATACCGAATCCTTCAATGAACTTGAACCTAGCTCTGGAAAAGAGCAGGGCGAAAGCCCGAGCCTGGAGCTGAAAGCGAAGCGGGAGCCGATAAAGGCATTTCCTCTTGCTATGGTGTTGAAGGCCTGCCCACAGATTATCGACTATGGTCCGGGGGGCGCGATTGGGACCTGGCGCGAGCTGATGCAGGCTGCGGTCGTCGTTCGGTCGATGTTGGGGATCAGTCCGTCAGCCTATCAGGACGCCTGCGAAACCATGGGGCCGGAAAATGCGGCAGCGGCGGTTGCGGCCATCCTCGAACGGGCAGGGCATATCAATTCGGCTGGTGGCTATCTGAGGGATCTGACGCGGCGGGCGGAGCGTGGCGAGTTTTCGCTCGGTCCGATGCTGATGGCCTTGATGCGCGCCAATCTGGAAGAAAAGAAGCGCTCGGCTTGACCAGAGCGCAGGGAGGGGATCCACTTGATATCAGTCTTCCAGAATCCTGTTCCTTTGAACAGACGGGAGACATGCTCAACCAATGTACGGCACAGCTGAAGCAGTTAGCGAAGTTGAGATTGGCCGGGTGCAGTTCTGAAAGAGGTGGCGCCTTTAGAGCGGCACTTGCCTCGCCAATTCATGGAACGACCGTGGATCCGTGCCATCTGAAAAGAACCATGAACGGGGGGCACGGCCGGGTCACCTTCCATGTTCTCTGGCGATTTCCCTGCTTCAAGCGCCGTGACTAATTAAAGTGGTTTGTGCCGATCAGACCGATAAGGGAATGATAGCCCATCCTCTTGGGCAATGACCTCACCGCTCAGTTCCGCGGGGAAACCACCCACCAAGCCGACCCCTGTGTTCAGCAAGACACGCCTGTTATTGAGGCCCAAAACCCAGCGTTGTTGGCAGGTACATAGCCGAAAATCTATTCAATTGGATGCTTTCTAACCTTGCCTCTCTGAAAAGCCATCCACGTATTGATCAAGGGGCTAATTGAGTAAAATTTAAACAATTGGGCGCACACTTCAGGTACATACCAGTCGCATCCTCTTGCCGGAGACCCCCATGAAACGTCTGTCCATCAGAGTTGCTCTAACCAGCATCTTAGGCATGATCGTTGCTGCAATTCTTGCGCTGTCGTTCACATCCTATTCCAGCTTGAACAAGCTCAACTCGAACACGCAAGACATCGGGCAGTACTGGATGTCGCGCATGGTTCTGGCGCGTGAGGTCAAGGGCAACTTCAATCTTATGCGTCTTGCCTATGCCCGTCTGCTAATGGCATCTACGCCCAGTGAGCTAGAGCGTGAACTTCAAAACATTGCCGACATGGCCGAAACGGTTCGCAAGTCCATGCAGGAATATGAAGCAGGCGTTCGCACGGAAGCCGGCCGCCAGCTTATCACTGCTCTGAAACCTGAGTTTGACGCTTACAATTTGCTTGGCGAGGAACTGGCAGAAATCAAAAAAGACGGTCAGACGCTTGTAGCGACAAGTCTGTTCAAAAGTAAAATGAACGCGCAGTCGGACAAGGTGAATGAACTCGTCGATGAGCTCGTCGCCAAGGTTATCGAAAATTCCAACAAAGCAGTAGCCGATAGCGGGCAGGTCTATAGCGTCAATCTATCGACGACCTTGGGCATTGCCATGGTCA
It encodes the following:
- the repC gene encoding plasmid replication protein RepC, yielding MQRHSITTPFGRGSIKLAHVSRQFEAARTKEGRTADKWKVFRDVCEARLLIGIPDRALTVLDALLSFYPQSDLSEEAGLIVFPSNAQLCLRAHGMADATLRRHLALLIDAGLISRKDSPNGKRYAHKARDGRVEDAFGFSLAPLLARRDELAQLAQQVVEDRRRLQLAKEALTISRRDLRKLITAAIEEGAAGDWHALEEAYIDIVSRLPRSLTIQLAEDCLQELTALHLEVSSLLEKQLIFQNMSGNGAENERHIQNSNTESFNELEPSSGKEQGESPSLELKAKREPIKAFPLAMVLKACPQIIDYGPGGAIGTWRELMQAAVVVRSMLGISPSAYQDACETMGPENAAAAVAAILERAGHINSAGGYLRDLTRRAERGEFSLGPMLMALMRANLEEKKRSA